The Xanthomonas sp. CFBP 8443 genome has a window encoding:
- the leuD gene encoding 3-isopropylmalate dehydratase small subunit, whose product MAGFAALTSASVVLRQTNIDTDQIIPARFLSTTERAGLGRNAFNDWRWQADGTPNPEFAFNQPHNAGRQILLAGRNFGCGSSREHAPWALTDLGLRAIVSSEIADIFRNNSLKNGLLPIVLAEADVQTLMQRPDDALTVDVAARELRTPDGRVYAFPLDEFSQTCLLEGVDELGYLLLREPFIAQYEAAHAR is encoded by the coding sequence ATGGCCGGATTCGCCGCCCTCACCTCGGCCAGCGTGGTGCTGCGCCAGACCAACATCGACACCGACCAGATCATCCCGGCGCGGTTCCTGTCCACCACCGAGCGCGCCGGCCTCGGCCGCAATGCGTTCAACGACTGGCGCTGGCAGGCCGACGGCACGCCGAACCCGGAGTTCGCGTTCAACCAGCCGCACAACGCCGGCCGCCAGATCCTGCTGGCCGGGCGCAACTTCGGCTGCGGCTCCTCGCGCGAGCACGCGCCGTGGGCGCTGACCGACCTGGGCCTGCGCGCCATCGTCAGCAGCGAGATCGCCGACATCTTCCGCAACAACAGCCTCAAGAACGGGCTGCTGCCGATCGTGCTGGCCGAGGCCGACGTGCAGACGCTGATGCAGCGTCCGGACGACGCGCTGACCGTGGACGTGGCCGCGCGCGAACTGCGCACGCCCGACGGCCGGGTCTACGCCTTCCCGCTCGACGAGTTCTCGCAGACCTGCCTGCTCGAAGGCGTCGACGAACTCGGCTACCTGCTGCTGCGCGAACCCTTCATCGCACAGTACGAGGCCGCCCATGCACGCTGA